A single Anatilimnocola floriformis DNA region contains:
- a CDS encoding type II toxin-antitoxin system VapC family toxin — translation MSGSHLLDTNIIVAVFKSDSQVIARLAVTTGVVAPVVAIGELQYGAYHSAKVEQNLAQVRAFADTIEVLPCDAETADYYGRIKHDLRTTGNPIPENDIWIAAVALQHNLILVSRDQHFRHISNLKWEQW, via the coding sequence ATGAGTGGTAGTCATTTGCTCGACACGAATATCATTGTCGCGGTTTTCAAGAGCGATTCTCAGGTGATCGCCAGACTCGCGGTGACGACAGGGGTGGTGGCGCCCGTTGTCGCAATCGGGGAACTCCAGTACGGGGCATATCACTCAGCCAAGGTTGAGCAAAATCTAGCCCAAGTCAGAGCATTTGCCGACACAATTGAGGTCCTGCCGTGCGACGCAGAGACCGCTGATTACTATGGGCGAATCAAGCACGATTTGCGAACAACAGGAAATCCCATACCCGAAAACGATATTTGGATCGCAGCAGTCGCTCTCCAACACAATTTGATACTTGTGTCGCGTGACCAACATTTTCGGCATATCAGCAACTTGAAATGGGAGCAGTGGTAG
- a CDS encoding DUF1559 family PulG-like putative transporter — MKSRGFTLVELLVVIAIIGVLVALLLPAVQAAREAARRMSCQNNLKQLSLALQNHEDVYKRLPEGLRQEASPYRGYTFFTKLLPYFEQKGLGDKWDFTNLGNNTTNGYTATKLKSLMCPTDVFQSLVFTVPVSSSSGVAYAGDYSVTSYVGNFGEVSYHPTTSPLGPCKANGVLFFTGPAGAPAVNQEAVGLKDITDGTSNTIMMGERYHLDKNFDTITASSRSDLLMHQWSMWAWSGGFKGSGHVLASAAVPINNRVTLPLGSGFGPQDRRIAGYSSGHPGGANMTLCDGSVRFLRDSISQVTLVALSSRDSGDVIAEDF; from the coding sequence ATGAAGTCACGCGGATTCACGCTGGTGGAACTGCTCGTGGTCATCGCCATTATTGGCGTCTTGGTGGCGCTCTTGCTGCCCGCCGTTCAAGCGGCTCGCGAAGCCGCACGGCGGATGAGTTGCCAGAACAATCTCAAGCAGTTGTCGCTGGCGCTGCAGAACCATGAGGACGTTTACAAGAGACTGCCTGAAGGCCTGCGCCAAGAAGCGAGTCCTTATCGCGGCTACACCTTCTTCACGAAGCTCCTCCCTTATTTCGAACAAAAGGGACTTGGTGATAAGTGGGATTTCACCAACCTGGGAAACAACACGACGAACGGCTACACCGCGACCAAGCTCAAGTCGCTGATGTGCCCGACGGATGTATTTCAATCCCTAGTGTTCACCGTTCCTGTCAGCTCGAGTTCCGGCGTCGCCTACGCGGGTGACTATTCGGTGACGAGCTACGTTGGCAATTTTGGCGAGGTGAGCTATCACCCCACGACGTCACCCCTCGGCCCCTGCAAGGCAAATGGCGTGCTGTTTTTCACCGGGCCAGCCGGTGCACCGGCTGTCAATCAAGAAGCAGTCGGACTCAAGGACATTACCGACGGCACGAGCAACACGATCATGATGGGTGAGCGCTATCACCTCGATAAAAACTTCGACACGATCACAGCATCCAGCCGCAGCGACCTGCTGATGCACCAGTGGTCGATGTGGGCCTGGTCAGGCGGTTTCAAGGGCTCCGGCCATGTGCTTGCCAGCGCAGCCGTGCCAATCAACAACCGCGTGACGCTGCCGCTGGGCTCTGGCTTCGGTCCGCAGGATCGACGGATTGCCGGTTACAGCAGCGGTCATCCTGGCGGCGCCAACATGACGCTCTGCGACGGCAGCGTGCGATTTTTGCGAGATAGCATTTCCCAGGTCACACTCGTCGCCCTTAGTTCGCGCGACAGCGGCGATGTGATTGCCGAAGATTTCTAA